DNA from Candidatus Omnitrophota bacterium:
AAATCGCTTCTATTTTTGAATGCCGGCGCCGTGGAATATGCGGCCGGGACGCGCGACCTCAATTCTATGGGCGGGCTAAACAAAAAAATGCCCGTTACCGGCGCGACTTCTCTTTTCGCATCGCTGGCCATAGCCGGGATACCGCCTTTTAACGGATTTTTCAGCAAGCTCATAATCATATTTGCCGCCGTCGAGGCAGGGCGCATGGGATATGCCCTTTTGGCGGTTATCGCGAGTATCCTGACATTGGCGTCATTCATGAAAGTGCAAAAATTCGCCTTCTTCGGTAAATTGAAAGAAAGTTTAAGCGATATAAAAGAAGTGCCGTTTTTTATGAAGAGCGCAATGATTAGTTTGGCGTTAATATGCCTTTTTGGGGGGCTGCTTTTAATGCCGGGGATTTTCGGCAGATTTATTAAACCGGCAGCCGAGACATTACATAGCGGCAATGCCTATAGCATTACCGTAATGGAAGGAATAGAGGAGTAAAGAAGAAGATATGTTTTCAAGATGGCTGATATTATTTGTACTTTCATTTATTGTATGGGGGCTCTTAAGCTGGCCGCCTGACTGGCAGCATTTGCTAGTCGGAACTTTTGTGTCCGGGCTTGTGGCGTACCTGATAGGCGACATGTTCGTAAAACGGCCGCACCTTTTCAAGCATGGCGCGCGTTATGCGTGGTTTTTGTATTATATGCCTATTTTTTTGTGGGAAATGCTCAAAGCTAACATAGACGTTGCCTACAGAGTCGCGCATCCGAATCTGCCGATAAAGCCCGGCATAGTAAAAGTGAAGACAACTTTGAAATCAGACACAGGGCTGACGTTTCTTGCCAATTCTATAACCCTTACGCCGGGGACGCTGACGGTGGACATTGACAGGGATAAAGGATTCCTGTATGTACACTGGATAAACGTGGAGGCGAAGGACATAGAAGGCGCGACCGAGCGCATAGTGAGCAAATTTGAACATATATTGACGAGGATTTTTGAATGAGTAAGATGGTCAGATATATAATAGGACTCATATTTTTAGCGGCGATACTTTTTGTCGTCATATTCCGCCCGCCGTATTTTCTGATCTATCCGGACCTTCAGCACCTCGGGTTTTTGAAGAGGGCGCTGTTTATACTTATTCTCTGCTCTATATTGTGTTTATACAGAGTGGTGAAGGGTCCGACTGCTCCCGACAGGATCGTGGCGATAGATATGTTCGGCATACTTATAATAGGATTTTGCGCCGTATTGACTGTTTCTACCGGAAGAAGCTGGTATCTGGATATAGGGATAGCGTGGGCGCTCCAAAGCTTTATAAGCACGTTAGCTTTCGCAAAGTATTTTGAAGGAAAGGACTTCGATGATTAGTAAGATCGGTTTCCTATTTATGATAGTAGGGCTTGTATTCGATTTCTTCGGATGTCTTGGGTTGTTGCGCCTGCCTGATATATATAA
Protein-coding regions in this window:
- a CDS encoding Na+/H+ antiporter subunit E, whose amino-acid sequence is MFSRWLILFVLSFIVWGLLSWPPDWQHLLVGTFVSGLVAYLIGDMFVKRPHLFKHGARYAWFLYYMPIFLWEMLKANIDVAYRVAHPNLPIKPGIVKVKTTLKSDTGLTFLANSITLTPGTLTVDIDRDKGFLYVHWINVEAKDIEGATERIVSKFEHILTRIFE
- a CDS encoding cation:proton antiporter; translation: MSKMVRYIIGLIFLAAILFVVIFRPPYFLIYPDLQHLGFLKRALFILILCSILCLYRVVKGPTAPDRIVAIDMFGILIIGFCAVLTVSTGRSWYLDIGIAWALQSFISTLAFAKYFEGKDFDD